The sequence AAGTGATATTCAAACATTTTCTGCTGGGCCTTAAGCTGCCATTTATTCCTGTCCACTGCTTCTCCCTACTgtcaaataataaaacaaagactatctggtttttggtttttttttaatgctgagttAAATGCCAGGCAAAGTAGACTCATCGGACAAGAAATTCACTGAGTAATTTCCTGAGGAGGAAAAGCAGACATTTTTAAGTACTTAGAAGTGAAGGGACATGGTTCCCAATGGCTGTGGTAGTTAAGAATTGAATACTAGCTGTCCATGTAGCACAGATGAGTCCATATGTCTGTACACAACTGGTTAAAACAAGTTCCAGTGATCATAGACAGGAAAGACTCTTCAGTTAGATTCAGGTCAAGGTACTTAACGTTCGTGATTCTTTAAGAGCATTAGTGCCAGAAGAGCGGAGGTGAAACAAACATTGTTTTGATTCTCTCTTGGGCAAGTGCTgctgtaaattaaaatttttcctttataccACCCACCCTCCCTGCAGGAATTCCCTTGATAACACAGAAAAAGGTGGTTatccaaattctttttcttgcttttctggaaagcagaacagtgacaaagaaaaaagtattcttcTATTCAAGTCAGCAGAACCAGCTTAAGGACACATCTaggatgtttttatttctggtaTGTTTCATTGGAGTTAACAACATATCAATTGGGGTTATGTATTAACCAGGATAGAACTGGAAAGAACAAGAAGTTACATATTAAGCTGAGAAATGCACTTTAAAAGTTGGACTTAGAACCTGTGCTGCAATGCCTTTCATCTTACGAGATCCTTTAGCCGGCTCCAGTCTACCAAACTAGGGACCTTTCTTAAACTTGACACAAAGTTACCTTTGCAGGTTCTCCATTATTCACTCTGAACTACTCCAGTCACTTAAGATATTCAATTTGCATGCAATTATATGGCTTTTCTTAAAgatatattaaagataaagatacatcattaaaatatatcaaaactttTTTAATGAATCTCTTTGCTTGTCTCTCTTCTAGGGGGAATGTACTGCTACTGTATTTTCCAGGACCTTTGAGAATTAACATATTCTTCTCCAGGTTGGTGTTCAACAGATATTTGCCCAGTGACTATCTGAAGATACAATATATGGagaaaagaacacacacacacacacacacacacacacacacacgttctttTACATAACCCATTTGTTATGTGTATAAATAaaccatagtttatttaatcaAGCCTATTTAGGTGgaaacttttgttgtttttagtgcTTTGTTATTAGAAACAACAAAATGATATCACACGAATAACGTTTAGAGGCAGTTTTGTCTATGATAAACCCATGAGGTAGAATTGTTAGACCAATTAATTATTGCAGAATTGCCCTGTGATAATTTTCCTCTCTTACCAACATGGCATGGGAATATCTGTGTCTTGTCAGCTTCTTAGCAAAGTGTGTTgtgatttttctggattttgtttttccagTGTAAGTAATAAATTGTATCAtagtacaattttattttatgtttctcatATTAAGGGTAAGTCTTATAATCTTTTACGTTTAAGAGCCATTAGCATTTCTTCTCTTTGAACTTTCTGAAAAGAAAGCTCCTTaggcccaatttttaattgggcttttgttcttttttatttctttttatactaGGGGGATTAGGACTTTGTGAAAGGAAGTGCAAGTTTTGTTCCCAGCTTGTCTTTTGTCTTTAATACAATAAATTGGCCATGATGAGGTATTTCTTATTATTCttcatgctttaaaaattataatttatcaatatttaaatTATAGCTTCTAGACTTCGATGAATAGTTAGAAAGGTGTTCCTCAAGACTGTAGGCGAATTCACTCAGAGCCTCTGCCAGTACCTCCCTGGCTTCCTGTTTGCATTTACATCCTTGTTCCAACTGGAATTTATGTTGATAAATAGTGAGAGATATAGTTTAAACTTTACTGTTTCCAGTACCATTTCTTTTAAAGTCCATAGTGATTTGAGTCCAATACAAAAGATTCATGCAAGTCAAGCCTCTAGGAAGGAGCCAAAAGGAAATGCCTCCTACAACATGCACTAAAATATATTAGATAAAGATAACACGGTGACTAGTGCAGTGCTCTAAGAAAAAGGGTGCTGGTGCATTCCATAGAGAGGGGCCACATTCCCTTAAACACACAACAGGTGGCCAAAAATGAGAGCAAAAATGGCAGTCCAGGGCACCATACTCAAGAAGGCTGGAAAACTGTGTCAGGAGCCCACCATGAACCCAAgtcctggaattttttttcttacatttaaagGTTCACTTGCATTGGATGGAGTATTCACCCTGTCTGGGAATGTCTATGACTTCCAAACTTTCAGCTGTGATAAAGGTCCCAAAATTGTCCAGGAAAATgcttttggaaattaaatgaTAACTAAATCTAGATTTTGTGTGACTCTAATGGATGCCAGTGATTAATTATGCTTCCAGTAAGCAAATCAAGGCTTTTCTCAAGAACTTGGGAAAATATTCAAGTTTTGATTAGTTTTATGATTCTTGCCAAATTCATCTCTGCTTCTCAGTAAACACTTTCTTCTCATTCTGAGAGTCTTGGAATCTGCTGACAAACTTGGAACATCAGGTTTTGGTATCTCTGATGTTATGGACATTGAAGAGTTCTAATTGAATAGAGATACACCAAATTTGAGGTACTTCATCTTGGGCAAATAGCTCGAGTGAAAAAAGTATAATTTATGAAATGTACTCTTGTTGGAGATTGGAGAACAAGGAGGCCCCCTAAGAAAGCTACCTTTATTGTTATCCTGAGAATCTGTGTAGAAACCACATCATGGGGACTTGTCAATGAGTGTCTGAGCATCCAAGGACAGCAGTCCATTCTTTCTTCATATAAATATTAACATTCTCATCAccaaacatgaaaaatatatggcccataacaagaagaaaattttatccaaAGAAATAGACTCAAGAATGAATTAGCagatatttaatataaaacagCTATTATTAATACGACCAAGGAtttcattaaaaaggaaaaataacgaGGATAGAAATGAAAGCTATAAAAAGCAACCAAgtggaaattctagagctgagAAGCAAAACATCTGAAATGGAAATTTCAGcgtaataataaaaagcagattaAACTCTGCAGAAGGAAATATTAGtgattttgaaaacagaaaaaaataaactgtcaaTCTCAAGTAAAAAGATTCCAATTCTAAAGGGAAGGGAATATTAAACACTGGATCTTGAGTTTGATCTTGGCATCTGGGTCTTCTAAGAGCTGAAAAACCAATTAGAATATGTTGCTTAAATAAatcactttaatttaaaaaataaaataaccacaaCACAAAAAGCTATTCTAAAACTTAAAAtccctaaaaataaaatgtacacatctcaataaaaatcataatattaAATAACTTTTCGTACTAGATGTTCATAAATTAAATGtaagttttaatttccaaaacaaacaaaaaaatcaataccaATCTCCCCAAAAAATGTGAAggaggatcttttttttttttaagattttatttttccttcttctgcccaaaaccccccagtacatagttgcatattttagttgtgggtccttctagttgtggcatgtgggacgctgtctcagcatggcttgatgatcggtgccaggtccatgcccaggatctgaaccagcaaaaccctgggccatggaagcagggcacgcaaacttaaccactcagccacagggctggcacaaGGATCTTTTATTATAATGTGAATTTCATACTTATGTAACTCGGGCTTACAATCTGAGGTATTGCATATGTTTGATCCTCTTTCTTGCTATTAAGAATATTTTAGATATCAACGAGACTTGAGATATGGGaaaatgctatttctttttttagctcTGATACTAAAGAGATGTTAGATCTTGGATAAATCTAGATCATGTGgaacaattaatttttaattttggggggcatttctctgtcttttctagGTATAGTccctttctttttccaggaacagtagaattttacagttttcttcaAGCTAATTTTCCTGTGATGTGCTTCTGCTATTGGGACAAAATGATTATGGTACCAGTCAGAAAATATACACCTATTAGcctatgattttttttatatagtgATGTTTGGGTAAATTACTTACAATTTTCAGACTTTGAAAAGGTTGTCTTTTTCCAAACACTACCACGTTTATCTTGCATATGTCTGAAGCACTGGCATACTCAAGAAGAGTCAAACTGATTAGCAGACAAAATTGGTCGTAGTCTCTTATCGGTTAGAGCACTGGCCAGGATCAGGTACAATTTTAAATAGAAGTTGTAGCCTCCCCTGATGcgggaagggttaataatcactggaaaaggcttgccaacaaactgtgacccagaggtgagaaggccggttagccaatgacgggtaagacctccacggggaggcaacctaagctaGGCATGgtcacctgggggcacagatggagacacgatatggggagcaggaggggccgttgcctaggaggccttgcatgcttcGAGACAAAAaaatacgagcacagcaataacatgataatatcaaaacagaggccgacggagggctccttgagaaatcactaagaattcttcgCATctgctaattacattgtccagaacacctgtgtatgtttaacagctgtaagctatgtatatattgaaacgctggttataataacctcagagtggccatcagccttctccgcatctatcctgatgtgtacattggattgcgacaccgacatgTGGTGACCCTGACGTGATCCAAGATCGGCGGCATTATTGGTGAGTAACGATATTGGGGAATTTCAACTGCCTTTCGGCGGTCCGCCGTGAGAATGATGGGCCAACAATTGAGGACCCAGCAGAAATTATACTTTAAGACACTTCAGCGGCTGCTGAAGGTGATTTCAGTTTCGGTTTCTCCCGCCGAGTTACAGAAGCTGTTGCTAGCAATATCTACACATTGCCCCTGGTTCCCTGAGGATGGTACCTTGGACATTGAGCTATGGGAAAGGGCTCGCAAGGCACTAAAGTCTCGCTTTGAGCATGGCCTTTTAAAGGATGTACATACCTTAACGACTTGGGGAACAGTACGTACTGCGCTGTTCCCTTTGTTGGATCTATCGGATGAGGAAAAATCGGCCTCTTCACCTGAGCGCCCTTCAGGCAAAGCTGAGGAGGCGCCGACACTGCCTCCTCCGCCTTGCTCGCCACCAAGAGACTCTTAAAAGGGCCGTTAGTAAATCTCAGACAAATTTTGAACAAACGTCCTCAGACAATGACGCTTTACCATTCCCCCCTCCTTTAGAGAGGCGTTTCGCCTTCAAGAACCCTCCTGTCTTGCCTACTGCTCCTCCTTGTACTCCACCCGCCCCGTATGTTGATTCCAGGCAGTATAGTGTGGTTCATAATTGCCTTCGGGAAGGATTAAACAGTGGAGATCCTGATGTTTTTCCCTGTGCCTTCCCCGTAATGGTCAATCGTGGGCGAAGAGAACTTCCTTTTTGGGTGTTTAAGGAGCTGAAAAAGAGCATTAGAGAGAATGCAGGGCAGTCACCTTTCACTGTTGGGATGACAGAGGCACTGGGAGCTGGTTATAGTATGCTACCCTGTGATTGGCTTTTGCTCGCAAAGACTCTTTTGTCGCATGCTGAATATACTCTTTTCAGGTCTGAGTATAATGAAATATCTGTATCCCAATCTATGGATAATCTGTCTTTAAACCCCCTCTCCCAATCAGTGCCGACATGTTACGGGGTGGGGGTCGGCCAATATGCGACGCCTCAAGCACAGGGTGAGGCAAATGGAATGTTTCATAGACAATGTTCAGAGGTGGCATTAGCAGCCTGGAAGGCAATTCCCCCTTCAGGGGCAGACAGAGCCACCAATTCCTTTGTGAATGTCCGACAAGGGCCAAACGAGCCATACATAGAATTTATTGACCGTCTCCAGCAGGCAATTGAGAGACAAATAGCTCATCCTGAAGCAGCTCAAATTATCCTGTTGAAAATAGCCTTTGAAAATGCTAATGCTGATTGCCAGTCTGCTATGTCTCACCTTAAAGGGCGAATTCATACTTTAGGGGATATGCTGCGAGCCTGTCAGGAAGTAGGAACTCAGTCATGTGGCCAAAGTAATGGCGGCAGAGTTTTCGCAGCTGCCCAAAGGTGCTTTTTGATAATGCCTGGTTTAAGTGTGGCATAACAATGGACACCGTGCAAAACAATGCAAGTCCGGTCCAAAAGATATCCCTGGTAAAGGAGGGCCAGCCGATATTAAAACGCCGCCTTCTAAACCATGTCTTTGGTGCTGAAGGGGATTCTATTAGGTGAATCAATGTTGCTCTAAAATTAACGTAGATGGTAATCTAATCAACCGTGACTTGGCGTCGGGAAACTCGAAATGGGGTACACTCCCCACAGCCCCGAAAAACCAAGTTTGGGGAGCTCTCAATCAGCAGGCCGACTCTATGTGAATGATTTCGTGGCGGCCTCGTCAGGAAGTGCCGGAGTGGATCTCATGGCCTCAGAGACAGTTGTCATAGATTGTGCTGACAAAACCTTTCTTGTTCCTACCAATGTATGGGGACCTTTACAATCAGGATATTTTGGGTTATTAATGGGACGCTCTAGCTCAGCTTTGAAGGGCTTAAACATCATTCCCGGGGTAATTGATGATGACTatcaaggtgaaataaaaatcGTGGTCCGTTCATCTAGTTATTATGTGATAGAAGCTTTGACGAGGATAGCTCAGTTAATATTAATACCTTACTTGTCCCCTGCTCACGCCTCCGCTGCCAAGAGGGGTGCCAGTGGCTTCGGCCACACTGGCGATGGTGCTTTTTGGATACTGTTATTAACATTAAATCAGCCCATTCTTACAGTATACATACAGGAGATTCCCTGTGAAGGGCTCCTGGATACTGGGACCAATAAAACCATTAGAGCCTTGCCCACTTGGCCTCCCCATTGGCCTAAAATCAAACCTCTGCATCTGTACAAGATGTAGGGGGGCTTATGATGCTTGAGGGAAGTGATCTCGTACTCAAAGTCAGAGGACCCGAAAACAGAATTGCCTTACTTACACCCTACATTCTTCCAACTCCATACTCCCTATGGAGGTGAGATTTGCTTTCTCAATGGAAATTATCTCTAAACGTTAAGCCTTTTTCCTAGGGGCCGCTGATGTTATTAACATTCCTCCCATACCTATTCAATGGAAAACAACTACGCCTGTATGGATAGATCAATGGccccttccaaaagaaaaattacaggctttAAAGATGCTAGTAGAGGTACAACTAAAATTAGGCCATATTGAACCCTCAACTAGTCCCTGGAACACTCCAGTATttgtgataaaaaagaaatctggaaaatggagattaCTCCAGGACTTGAGGGCAATTAATGCTGTCATGCAACCTATGGCGGCTTTACAGAAGGGATTGCCAAACCCTTCTTTAATACCTGAGAATTGGCAAATTGTTGTTATTGACATTAGagactgtttcttttctctacctttgTGCACTGCTGAGAGGGAAAAGTTTGCATTCACTGTCCCAGTTTATAACAATCAAGAGGTCCCTCAGAGATATCAGTGGAAGGTCTTGCCTCAGGGCATGAAAAGCAGTCCTacctgtcgacgaaaataatccataaccaatatctataaatgaaaatttgggtgagtttattctgagcttaaattttaggattataaccctgaagagtctttccacaaagtaACAGACCACTAAGAAGTGGgagtacacagggtggttatataccctcaaagagggtgtttcacatatgattgaaatgtccctcccacaatagtcacaagattgccctgtcggcacagcacttgatggacacagcaggtagtgggtctgctatcttggtgggcatagcaggaggcaagtctattgtctccagctgggcggtcacaggtgcgggcagcaatcagtttctagcctaaggaaagatacttaatccttaaggagacgccaacgttgggagggggagggaagttgcacctttatctcaagggccttttgctcttgccatagggaatctctaaagcagatatacaatgcatgctcaatggcctcggtcaggcccttttggaaagacaaggtcagaccgaattaggtttacaccaaatggcttcctcatatattccaatatatcctattacttgccatttttatttgtc is a genomic window of Equus asinus isolate D_3611 breed Donkey chromosome 21, EquAss-T2T_v2, whole genome shotgun sequence containing:
- the LOC139041482 gene encoding endogenous retrovirus group K member 24 Gag polyprotein-like, translated to MRKNRPLHLSALQAKLRRRRHCLLRLARHQETLKRAVSKSQTNFEQTSSDNDALPFPPPLERRFAFKNPPVLPTAPPCTPPAPYVDSRQYSVVHNCLREGLNSGDPDVFPCAFPVMVNRGRRELPFWVFKELKKSIRENAGQSPFTVGMTEALGAGYSMLPCDWLLLAKTLLSHAEYTLFRSEYNEISVSQSMDNLSLNPLSQSVPTCYGVGVGQYATPQAQGEANGMFHRQCSEVALAAWKAIPPSGADRATNSFVNVRQGPNEPYIEFIDRLQQAIERQIAHPEAAQIILLKIAFENANADCQSAMSHLKGRIHTLGDMLRACQEVGTQSCGQSNGGRVFAAAQRCFLIMPGLSVA